GCACGTGGGCCCAGGTCACCGCAGACCCCTGGTACGCGCCGGGCGAGCCACTGCACAGCCACATCCAGGTCGCCTCGACCCCGAACCTCTACGACGAGGACACCTACTACACGTGGAGCGGCGAGTACACGCAGGCCGCCCGAGATGCCGGCTCGGCCGAGCTGCCGATCTGGAGGGACGCGCTCGCCCTGCCCCCGTTCGACACCGTCTTCGCCCACAGCCACGGCGGCAACGTCGCACTGACTGCGGCGGCCGACGGCGAGCGCATCCGCATGCTCGTGCTCATGCACACCCCTGCCCTCCCGCGGTCGGATGAGCAGTGGGCTGCGATCCGGGCGCGCGTGGGGCGCACCGTCGTGATGCGCACCCGGCTCGACCACGTCGTGCTCGCCGACGGACTCGTCAACGGGAGTTCGCAGCGATTCGACCAGAACCTGCTGCCGCACCACCCGGTCGTGCTGCACTGGGCCAACGCGGATGCGTGGTTCTCGCACACGTTCTTCACCGAGGTCGGCAAGTGGCTGCAGTACGACCTCGCGGGCACGGTCCGCAGGCAGCACCGCTACGCCGAACAACTCGTGTAGCCGGCGTCGAACAGCCGCCGAGCCCAGGGTCGGAAGGTTCTCGGCGCCCGCCGCGTTGGTCACTGCATGAGAGCGATCGCGTACGCCAAGACCGGGGACTCGTCAGGGCTGCACCTCGTCGAGCGGGAGACGCCCGAACCGGGCGCCGGAGAGGTGCGCGTGCGCATCGCCGTGTCGGGCGTCAACCCGACCGACTGGAAGGCGAGGGCCGGTTCACGTCCGGGCGGGGCGGCGCCGTTCGCGGAGGTCGTGCCGAACCAGGACGGCGCCGGCGTGGTCGACGCCGTCGGCCCCGGCGTGACCGGGTTCGCGGTCGGCGACCGGGTCTGGGCCTACCTCGCCGCGCACGAACGACCGTCCGGCACCGCGCAGGAGTTCGCGGTGCTCTCTGCCGAGCACGTGGTGCCCCTGCCGGATGCCGCGAGCTTCGACCTCGGCGCCTCCCTCGGCGTGCCCGCCATGACCGCGCACCGCGCGCTCACCGTCTCCGAGGCGGGTCCGTCCCGACTCGGCCCCGGCGCGCTCGACGGCCGCACGGTGCTCGTCGCCGGTGGCGCCGGCGCCGTCGGGCACGCGGCCATCCAGCTCGCCCGCTGGTCGGGAGCCACGGTCATCACGACGGTGAGCTCGCCCGAGAAGGCCGCGCTCGCGACCGCGGCCGGAGCCCACCACGTCGTGAACTATCGCGCCGACGACGCCGCGGCCGCGATCCGCGCCATCGCCCCGCACGGCGTCGACCAGGTCGTCGAGGTCTCGCCCGCCCGCAATGCCGGGCTCAACGCGAGCGTCGTCGCGAATCACGGGTCGATCGCCGTGTACGCGACGGACGGCGGCGCCGAGATGATCCTCGACGTGCGCCGGCACTTCGCGCTCAACGTGCGCTACCAGTTCCTGCTGCTCTACACCGTCGGCCAGGACGCCCTCTCGGCTGCCGCCGAGGACATCGGCCGTGCACTCGCCGACGGAGCCCTGCCCGTCGGCGAGGACGCGGGCCTGCCGATCACCCGCTTCCCGCTCGAGCGCACGGCCGCGGCGCACGACGCCGTCGAGGCGGGCACCGTCGGCAAGGTGCTCATCGACGTCGACCCCGACCTCGCCTGATCCCTCCCCGGGCGAGCGACGCTCAGCCGAGCAGGTGCGACAGCTGCTCGACGACGAGCACCACGGCGAGCACGACCATCGCGGCGCCCGAGATGCGGGAGACGAGACGCATGGCCGACGGCCGAGCACGCAGCACCGTGCGGGCGCCCATGCCGACGACGAAGTAGACGAGTGCGCAACTGCCGACGAAGATGAGGCCGAGCACGGCCAGCTGCACCGGGATCGGCCAGGCGCCCGCGGCATCCGTGAACTGCGGCAGCAGCACGACGAGCACGAGCAGGCCCTTCGGGTTCAGGCCGCTGACGCCGGCGCCCTGCACGAGGCGCAGCCACGGCCGCGTCTCGGCTCCCCCGCCGGGCCCTGCGCCCGCGACCAGCCCGGGCGGCTCGATGAGCACGCGCATGCCGAGGTACACCAGGTACGCCGCAGCGGCGAACGTGAGTCCGCTCAGCACCCACGGCATCGCCGCCACGGCGGCGCCGACGCCCACCGCGACCGCGGCCACGGCGGCGAGGTAGCCGATGAGGATTCCGGAGAGGGCGGGCAGGATGCTGCGGTCGCGTAGCCCGGAGGCGATGATGTACGCCCAGTCGGGGCCCGGCACGAGCACCATGAAGGTCATCATCGCCCAGCAGGCGAGCAGCAGTTGGGTGTTCACGGTGGCCTCCCCCCTCGGCGGATACGACGAATGTAGGCGGGGTGCGCGAGCAGCCGCTGGCGTATTCACCCCGGAACCCGCCGCTCCGTGGAAGAATTCACCTCATGGACGCCATCGACCGGAAGATACTTGCCGAACTGCAGCAGGACGGCCGACTGAGCCTCACCGACCTCGCGGCTCGCGTGCAGCTGAGCATGTCGCCGACCCACCGCCGACTCCATGCGCTCGAGGCATCCGGAGCCATCTCGGGCTATCGCGCCGTCATCGACCCAGAGGTGGTCGGGCTCGGCTTCGGCGCGCTCGTCTTCGTGACGATGGACCAGGCGAACCGCACGACCATCCCCGCCTTCGACGCGGCCGTCGCCGAGATCCCCGAGGTGATCCAGGCGCTACGCCTCTTCGGCGACCCCGACTACCTGCTGCGCGTCGCCGTACGCGACCTGCCCGCGTATCAACGGCTGTGGGACGAGCGGCTCTCGGCGCTGCCCGGCGTTCGCCGAGTCGCGTCCACCATCGTCATGAAGACGATCGTCGACGATCGGCCGCTGCCGATCTGAGGGGCTGCCGCTGCCGCTGACCCTCGACGCCGTCGGCCGGCCGGCGTACCGTGGCCGTCGAAGCGACAGCCCGAACGAGGAGGTTCCCGATGGCCGAGCTCTCACCGATCCAGCCGTGCCTGTGGTTCGACGACCAGGCGCGCGAGGCGATGACGTACTACGTCGACGTCTTCCCGAACTCGCGCATCCGGCACATCGACGAGTACCCCGACGAGTCGCTCGACGAGCACTTCACGGGCATGTCGGGCAAGGTGCTGAACGGCCAGTTCACCCTGAACGGCGTGGACTTCGTCTGCCTCGACGGCGGGCCGCTCTTCACCTTCAACGAGTCGATCTCCTTCGTCGTCGAGTGCGCCGACCAGACGGAGATCGACGAGTACTGGTCGAAGCTCTCGCACGTGCCCGAATCGGAGCAGTGCGGCTGGTGCAAGGACCGCTTCGGCGTCAGCTGGCAGATCATCCCGGCGAACATGGGTGAGCTGACCCGGCGGCCGGAGCAGATCAGGGTGATGATGGGCCAGAAGAAGGTCGTGATCGCCGAACTCGAGAACGCCTGAGACGACGGATGCCTCGGCTCTCGGTCATCGGTCGGGCGCACCCTCGCCAGACCCGGTGACGTCGCTCGACCCGTCGGCCTCGGCCGACCGCGTCAGCACGATCGCCGCGGGAAACCGCCCGACGACGGCGCGGAACGCCGGCTTCGACAACGCCGCTGCCTCCGCGGGCTCGATCAGTCGAGGAGCGGTCGCCCGATGGTCGCGACCTTTCCACGTGATCGTCGCTTCGCCCGCGGCGAGCACGTTGCGAGCCCAGTTCGTCTTCGACCCCCACGGCAGGCCGATGAGGAACACGTCGCGCGACGTCGTCGGCACGAGGGCGATCGGCGTCGCGTAGGCGTTTTCGCTGCGACGGCCCCGGTGGTGGATCATGCCCCAGAGCGGCACCCACCGGCGCCCGGCCAGCGCTCGCGCGAGCGGTTCGCTCGCGCGCACCGCCCACCGTGGCGGCCCCTGGGCTCGACGGGAATCAGCCATGACTCCAGCATCCGCCCAATCCCATGGCTCCGCATCCAGAGTCCGGCCTTGCGACGACGGCCGTGCCGCTGCCAGCATGGCAGGCACCCGACGACTGGAGCCCGATGTCCGAGACCCTCGATCGACAGCCTGGAGCCGAGCTGTCCACCCTTCCCGGCGCTGCGATCCTCCGACGCACCCGCAGCCTGCTGTACTGCGCGCTCGGAACCGGCTTCGTCTACAGCGTGCTCAGCGTCGCGTCGAAGGGCGGATGCTCCGGCGGCGTGACCGGCGACGGCGGATTCATCGACGCCGACGGCCGACCCACCGAGGTCGCTCCGTATTGCGTCGACGTGACGATGCGGCCGAGCACCATCGTCTACCTCGCGATCGCCATCATCGTGCTCGTCGCGATCACTCGAGTGCTGCGGAGGGCCGACAGCGAGGCCGCCGCATTCCGGATGCTGGACCGTGCCGCGATCCTGCTCGTCGCCGTCACAGCGATCTGGCTCGTGATCACCCACGTCTCGTTCTGGATGATCCCGATCGACCAGTGGGACGGCGGGTCGTACTTCCCGCTCCCGTTCACGTTCGGCGCCGTCGACGTCGAGATCTCGCCCATTCGACTGGGCTGACCACCGAGCTCGTCAGGAGGCGAGCGGCCGTCGCTCGCGCTCGGTGTCGAAGAGCCATGCGTCGACGTCGTTGAGCGCGAGCCGCAGCGCACCGAGCACGCTGACGTCGGCGCCGAGCGTCGAGGCCACGATCTCGACCGGGAAGAGGCACGCGGCGTCGAGACGCGCCTGGAGCGGTTCGATGAGACGATCGCCGACCCCCGCGAGCTCGCCCGCGATGATGAGTCGCGGGGTGTCGAGCACCGTCACGAGGGTGATGAGGCCGAGCGCGAAGTGCTCGATGAACTCGGCGAGCGCGGCGCTGCCGCGCTCGTCGTCTCCCCCGTCGAGCACGCCCCCGGCGCTCGTGAACTCGGTCAGCGCTGCCGCGGCTCGCGGCCAGCCGAGCTCCGGGAGTCCGCCGATCTCGCCGGAGGCGCCGTGGCGTCCGAGGTAGGGCTTGCCGTCGATCGTGATCGCCGCGGCCATCGTCGTGCCCGCGAGCACCGTGACCGACGCGTCGAGGTCGGTGCCCGCCCCGAGCCAGTGCTCGGCGAGGGCCGCGCATCGGGCGTCGTTGCCGACTGCGACAGCAGCGTGCGGAGACATCCGCTCGAATGCGCCGGCGATGTCGGTGCCCGCCCAGTCGGCCAGGCGGGAACTCCGCACGACGGTGCCGTTCGCGTCGACGATGCCCGTCGTCGAGACGGCGATCGCCCAGACCTCGGCCGGCGTGCGCCCGTGCTCCGCGAGCAGCGCCGAGACCGCGTTCGTCATCGCCGCGAGCCGGTCGGCGGCGGACAGGTCGGCGTCGATGGCCTGCCCGCTGCGAGCGAGCACCACCCCGTCGAGGTCGGCGAGCATCAACCGCAGCTCGTGCACGCCGAGTTCGCAGGCGACGACGAGTCCGGCATCCGCCCGGAACGCGAATCGCTTGGCCGGTCGACCGACGGGCCGATTGGAGACCGCCTCGGGCGCGATCGCGACCACGAGACCGTCGGCGATCAGCTCGGCGACGGCGTCTTCGATCGTCGGCCGTGACAGGCGCGTCGACTCACTGAGCTCCGTGAAGCTCATCGATTCCGCTCCGCGAAGTCGGCGGAGCACCGCCACACCGTTCTGGCGCTTCACGAGCGGGCTGCTCCCAGCAATCATCGGTCTTCCTCGTCCGTCGGGGATTGACAGGCATCTACTGAGCTGCTTGACTCCCACCGTAATTATTAATACTAACTGAATAATTAATCTGGGAGACGGCGGACGCAGTCGCGGCACGCCGGCAGTTCACTTGTCCAAGTATCTTCCTCGGGAGTTTCAATGAAGAGACATCCAGCGCTCCAAGCGCTGACCATCGCATCGGTCGTCGCGGTGGCGACCGCAGGAGCCGTGAACTCGGCCTCCGCCGCCGAGACGGCGGCACCGGCCGCCACCGACGGCATCACGGTGACCGCCGGCACCCTGTCGATCGGCCTCGACGCCGCCGGCACGGTCACGAGCCTCGTCGACCAGCGCCTCGGCGAGAACCACCTCGCCGCCGACAAGCAGGCCCCCCTCGTGAGCCTCGTCATCGACGGGGAGCAGGAGGTGCCGACCGAGGTGACGCAGGACGGCGACACGCTCGTCTTCTCCGACGACTCCGCCGGCTACGAGATCGACGTCGCGATCGACGCCTCGGCGAGCTACACCACCCTCGAGGTCGTCGACGTGCGCGCGCCCGAGGGCGCCGACGTCGAGTCGCTCCTGTGGGGCCCGCTGCCCACCTCGATCACCGAGACCGTCGGCGAGACCGTCGGCGTCGTCCGTGACGGTGACTTCGCGATCGGCGTGCGGCCGCTGAACGACCACACCGAGGGCGGGTGGCCTCAGGAGTACCAGGACACCGGCTGGCAGAGCGAGGTGGAGGCGAACCCCTCGAGCCTCGAAGTCGCTCCGGTCTCCGAGCCGCTCGAGGAGTGGAGCGTCGCCGGCGTCACCCCGTGGGGCACCGTGCTGCGCGCGTTCTCGTTCGACTACTCGTCCGAGCGCCTGCGTTCGCAGCCGAACGGCTATCAGGTCCCCGTCGGCCCGCTGTCCGACTCGACCGTCGTCGGCTCGAAGCTCGCCGTCTTCGGCAGCACGCCGTCGATGGTGCCGACCGTGCTGTCGACCATCTCGAAGGGCGAGTCGCTGCCCTACCCGACGATCGACGGTCAGTGGCAGAAGGTCGCCCAGGCGACGTCGCAGTCCTTCCTCGTGCTCGGCGACCTGCGCACCTCGAACCTCGACGCCGCCGCGAAGTACGCCAAGGCAGCAGGCCTCGAGTACCTCTACTCGCTGCCGAACGCCGCCGGTCCGTGGAAGGCCACCGGCCACTACGAGTTCGACTCCTCGCTCGGCGGCAGCGACGCGGCCGTCGCCGACTTCGTCGACCGCGCCGACGAGCTCGGCGTCAAGGTGGGAGTGCATACGCTCTCCGACTTCGTCGCCTCCAACGACGCATACGTGCAGCCGGCTCCTGCCGACGAGCGTCTCGCCCTCGGCGGCCGTGCCGAGCTCACCCGTCCGCTCTCAGCGAGCGCCAACGTGCTCTACCTCGACGACGACACGCTGCTCGCCGCGGGTGCGCAGGGCAAGAAGCTCCGCATCGGCGACGAGTTCATCGACTACGGCTCGTTCCGTCAGGTCGGCGAGGAGTGGGAGGTGACCGGCCTCTCGCGCGGCCGCTGGGGATCGACCCCCGCCTCGCACGACTCCGGTGCATCCGCCGCCCGTCTGCTGCAGAACCAGTACGGCGGCGCGCTCGGCGACCTCGGCATCATCGACGAGATCTCGACCCGGTTCGCCGACATGTGGAACGACACGGGCATCCGCGCCATGTCGTTCGACGGCCTCGAGTCGGCCTCGCAGGCCGGCTACGGCGGGTACGGCATCGCTCGCATGGTCAACGGCACCTTCGCGCAGATCGACGACCACGACGGCTTCATCTCCGAGACGAGCCGTATGACCTCGAACGCCTGGGACGGCCTGTCGCGAGCGAGCTGGGGAGAGGTCGCCTCGACGAGCATGGACCAGGTCTTCCTGAACAACGCCTTCTACCACGCGAACTACCTCCCGCCGATGATGGGCTGGATCCACCTCGCCGGAAACGAGAGCCTGCTGAGCATCGAGAGCAAGCTCGCCCGCGCCGCGGGCCTCGACGCCGGCACCGGCCTCCAGACCTCGGTCGGGAGCCTGAACGGCGGCGGCGCGCAGACGACGCTGGTGCTCGACGCGATCAAGCAGTGGGAGACCGCGCGCAACCTCGGCGCCTTCACGGCCGAGCAGCGCGAGGCGCTCCGCGACCGGTCGACGAACTGGCACCTCACCATGGTGTCGGCCGAGCGCGAGTGGTCGCTGCAGCAGCTGGATGCCTCGGGCGCACCGATCGGCGATCCGCAGACGGTCTCGGTCCCCGAGCCGGCGATCATCACCGAGTCGCTGACCGACGCCGAAGCGGGCACGCTCTACGGCCAGGTCGTCGCATCGAACTCGCCGGCGACCATCCGCTACGAGGTCACCGCGGGATCGCTCCCGAAGGGCCTCGAGCTGAACGCCGACACCGGCGGCATCATCGGCATCGCCGAGAAGCCCGGCTCGAGCCGCTTCACCGTCACGGCACGCGGCAGCGCCGGCATCGCGGACTCCTCGAAGGAGTTCACGCTGCAGGTGCGTCCGTTCACACCGCGGGCCGACGTCGAGCTCGAGATGCCGCTCGAGCCGAGCGCCCCGGCCACGGTGACGGTGACGAACGCGGGAACGCACGCGATGAAGAACGTGCGCATCGAGGCCTCGGCCGGCAACGGCTGGGCGATCTCGCCCGAGCTCGAGACCGTCAAGAAGCTCGATGCGGGCGAGGCCGTCACGGTCGAGCTGCAGCTCACCGAGCAGGATGACGCGTCGCGCACGGTCTCCGTGAAGACCCGAGTGCTCTTCGACGCCCCGGGGTCGAAGGACAACGAGCTGACCCGCGAGGCGACGCTCGAGCTCCCGCTCGCGGACATCGCCGCGGCGTACAACCGCGTGTCGATCTCGGACGACGCGGCGCCCCGCACGGCCAACTTCGACGGCTCGGGCAACAGCTACTCGGCGCAGGCCCTCGCGGCCGCCGGCCTCGTCGCCGGTGCGGAGTTCGAGCACGATGGCCTGTCGTTCACCTGGCCGTCGGCCGTCGGCGCGCCGAACAGCGTGGCGGGCTCCGC
The DNA window shown above is from Agromyces cerinus and carries:
- a CDS encoding NADPH:quinone reductase — translated: MRAIAYAKTGDSSGLHLVERETPEPGAGEVRVRIAVSGVNPTDWKARAGSRPGGAAPFAEVVPNQDGAGVVDAVGPGVTGFAVGDRVWAYLAAHERPSGTAQEFAVLSAEHVVPLPDAASFDLGASLGVPAMTAHRALTVSEAGPSRLGPGALDGRTVLVAGGAGAVGHAAIQLARWSGATVITTVSSPEKAALATAAGAHHVVNYRADDAAAAIRAIAPHGVDQVVEVSPARNAGLNASVVANHGSIAVYATDGGAEMILDVRRHFALNVRYQFLLLYTVGQDALSAAAEDIGRALADGALPVGEDAGLPITRFPLERTAAAHDAVEAGTVGKVLIDVDPDLA
- a CDS encoding LysE family translocator, translating into MNTQLLLACWAMMTFMVLVPGPDWAYIIASGLRDRSILPALSGILIGYLAAVAAVAVGVGAAVAAMPWVLSGLTFAAAAYLVYLGMRVLIEPPGLVAGAGPGGGAETRPWLRLVQGAGVSGLNPKGLLVLVVLLPQFTDAAGAWPIPVQLAVLGLIFVGSCALVYFVVGMGARTVLRARPSAMRLVSRISGAAMVVLAVVLVVEQLSHLLG
- a CDS encoding Lrp/AsnC family transcriptional regulator, whose translation is MDAIDRKILAELQQDGRLSLTDLAARVQLSMSPTHRRLHALEASGAISGYRAVIDPEVVGLGFGALVFVTMDQANRTTIPAFDAAVAEIPEVIQALRLFGDPDYLLRVAVRDLPAYQRLWDERLSALPGVRRVASTIVMKTIVDDRPLPI
- a CDS encoding VOC family protein; amino-acid sequence: MAELSPIQPCLWFDDQAREAMTYYVDVFPNSRIRHIDEYPDESLDEHFTGMSGKVLNGQFTLNGVDFVCLDGGPLFTFNESISFVVECADQTEIDEYWSKLSHVPESEQCGWCKDRFGVSWQIIPANMGELTRRPEQIRVMMGQKKVVIAELENA
- a CDS encoding nitroreductase family deazaflavin-dependent oxidoreductase, whose amino-acid sequence is MADSRRAQGPPRWAVRASEPLARALAGRRWVPLWGMIHHRGRRSENAYATPIALVPTTSRDVFLIGLPWGSKTNWARNVLAAGEATITWKGRDHRATAPRLIEPAEAAALSKPAFRAVVGRFPAAIVLTRSAEADGSSDVTGSGEGAPDR
- a CDS encoding ROK family transcriptional regulator; the encoded protein is MIAGSSPLVKRQNGVAVLRRLRGAESMSFTELSESTRLSRPTIEDAVAELIADGLVVAIAPEAVSNRPVGRPAKRFAFRADAGLVVACELGVHELRLMLADLDGVVLARSGQAIDADLSAADRLAAMTNAVSALLAEHGRTPAEVWAIAVSTTGIVDANGTVVRSSRLADWAGTDIAGAFERMSPHAAVAVGNDARCAALAEHWLGAGTDLDASVTVLAGTTMAAAITIDGKPYLGRHGASGEIGGLPELGWPRAAAALTEFTSAGGVLDGGDDERGSAALAEFIEHFALGLITLVTVLDTPRLIIAGELAGVGDRLIEPLQARLDAACLFPVEIVASTLGADVSVLGALRLALNDVDAWLFDTERERRPLAS
- a CDS encoding Ig domain-containing protein; this encodes MKRHPALQALTIASVVAVATAGAVNSASAAETAAPAATDGITVTAGTLSIGLDAAGTVTSLVDQRLGENHLAADKQAPLVSLVIDGEQEVPTEVTQDGDTLVFSDDSAGYEIDVAIDASASYTTLEVVDVRAPEGADVESLLWGPLPTSITETVGETVGVVRDGDFAIGVRPLNDHTEGGWPQEYQDTGWQSEVEANPSSLEVAPVSEPLEEWSVAGVTPWGTVLRAFSFDYSSERLRSQPNGYQVPVGPLSDSTVVGSKLAVFGSTPSMVPTVLSTISKGESLPYPTIDGQWQKVAQATSQSFLVLGDLRTSNLDAAAKYAKAAGLEYLYSLPNAAGPWKATGHYEFDSSLGGSDAAVADFVDRADELGVKVGVHTLSDFVASNDAYVQPAPADERLALGGRAELTRPLSASANVLYLDDDTLLAAGAQGKKLRIGDEFIDYGSFRQVGEEWEVTGLSRGRWGSTPASHDSGASAARLLQNQYGGALGDLGIIDEISTRFADMWNDTGIRAMSFDGLESASQAGYGGYGIARMVNGTFAQIDDHDGFISETSRMTSNAWDGLSRASWGEVASTSMDQVFLNNAFYHANYLPPMMGWIHLAGNESLLSIESKLARAAGLDAGTGLQTSVGSLNGGGAQTTLVLDAIKQWETARNLGAFTAEQREALRDRSTNWHLTMVSAEREWSLQQLDASGAPIGDPQTVSVPEPAIITESLTDAEAGTLYGQVVASNSPATIRYEVTAGSLPKGLELNADTGGIIGIAEKPGSSRFTVTARGSAGIADSSKEFTLQVRPFTPRADVELEMPLEPSAPATVTVTNAGTHAMKNVRIEASAGNGWAISPELETVKKLDAGEAVTVELQLTEQDDASRTVSVKTRVLFDAPGSKDNELTREATLELPLADIAAAYNRVSISDDAAPRTANFDGSGNSYSAQALAAAGLVAGAEFEHDGLSFTWPSAVGAPNSVAGSATFEVSGDGTKLGLLGSAVGPQVGSGTITYRDGSTQPFEIAFNNWAGEEAEDAVVSSRYRNTPSGPANHGYFYRVFYDSVELDPAKEVYTITLPANGSMRVFSVAIG